CCGACGGGCCGCGTCTTTACGATTACATCATCATTCTCACCACGGTCATCATTTGGGGCGGCAGTTTCGCCTCGACAAAATACGCGCTCGCACAGGCGGAGCCGTCGCTCATCCTGCTGCTGCGCTTCCTCTTCGGCATACCCGTGCTCGCCGCCGGCTGCCTCTTTGAAAAAAGCCTGCGGCTGCCCACGAAGGAAGAGGCGGTAATCCTGCTCCTCATCGGCTTCCAGGGCATCTTCTTCCACCAGGGAATACAGGCGGTGGCGATGAAGACCGCCGGCGCGGGGAACGCAAACTGGATGATGGTCGCCTCTCCCGCGATCGTCGCGGTGCTCGGGCGCATCTTCCTTGGGGAAAAAATCTCACGGGCGGGCGTCTTCGGACTCATCCTCTCAGCCGTCGGCGTCACGATGGTACTCGCCTGGGGAACGGTGAAAGAGACCGCCGAGACCGGTTCATTCGGCACCGTCGGCGACTACATCATCCTGCTCTCCGTGCTCAACTGGGCCGTCTTCCTGATCGCTTCGCGCAAATTCCTCAAGACAAAAATGTCTCCCGCCTTCTCTATCTTCTGGGAGATGATCTTCGCCTTTTTCTACGCGCTCGTCACTTCCTTCGCCGTCGGCACGGATTTTTCCCAGATGGCCGCCTTCACGACGC
The window above is part of the Cloacibacillus evryensis DSM 19522 genome. Proteins encoded here:
- a CDS encoding DMT family transporter, which produces MPPGELDNARPDGPRLYDYIIILTTVIIWGGSFASTKYALAQAEPSLILLLRFLFGIPVLAAGCLFEKSLRLPTKEEAVILLLIGFQGIFFHQGIQAVAMKTAGAGNANWMMVASPAIVAVLGRIFLGEKISRAGVFGLILSAVGVTMVLAWGTVKETAETGSFGTVGDYIILLSVLNWAVFLIASRKFLKTKMSPAFSIFWEMIFAFFYALVTSFAVGTDFSQMAAFTTQTWLSILFLGALSSAFAYLLWYQALAVMPVAKLIVFQFLQPVAGMVISYFLIGERYTLWLAFGAAMIMSGIWLVNKR